Proteins from one Xiphophorus hellerii strain 12219 chromosome 8, Xiphophorus_hellerii-4.1, whole genome shotgun sequence genomic window:
- the kdm2bb gene encoding lysine (K)-specific demethylase 2Bb isoform X1, with protein MAQSVETCAETGRRLRSICRRMYDENEDLSDVEEIVNIRGFSVEEKLASDCYNSEFVHLMEGRDFTYEYVQREALRIPLIFKEKDELGIRMPDSEFTVSEIKGLVGSRRSVDVMDVSTQKGSEMSMAQFVRYYETPEEERDKLFNVISLEFSHTKLEHLIKRPTVVDQVDWVDNMWPPDLKHSQTEATNIISEMKYPKVQRYCLMSVKGCYTDFHIDFGGTSVWYHVFKGQKVFWLVPPTPHNLALYEDWVLSGKQSDVFLGDRADGCQRVELKQGYTFFIPSGWIHAVYTPVDTLVFGGNILHSFNIPMQFTIHEIENRTKVHSKFRFPFYYEMCWYVLERYLHCLTKKSYFTHEIHKESVDYETKIKTESPSSDSRGQDMNEDSCGPLVTDGNGEKTERPSGDGRCSPDIIRGSLLKAALSVDSEDSCNPCSASLDFPKTPSDSPGSEAQSKWTHLTQHELIGLRTLVEKLESLPENKKCVPVGIESPQALLDDIKVVLKEHADDDPKLAITGVPVVLWPKKVLKPRPPNRPKPKMAASPASAVKLSASRGTSGARRRRTRCRKCEACLRTECGECHFCKDMKKFGGPGRMKQSCIMRQCIAPVLPHTAVCLVCGEAGKEDTVEDEEEKFNLMLMECSICNEIVHPNCLKVKDSSGLVNDELPNCWECPKCNHAGKTGKATKQKRGPGFKYASNLPGSLLKEPRLNRDSKDEPESLPPPPLPVVMATTPVTPLMTSSAVKRKAEREVTLKKNDEEPPKKRPPLLALDSLPRTRLEDNPLRKKRKLFDTNDEPIMLKKKKKLLKADDQFSLKPLQQIKTENDHREEDEGHWDHEEDILSLDRMHFKRKSQYDDEGQDEDSEEEEAAAKERDDKTKALVSPLLRTSSAREGDHSSSNSPRAGPSSETGDGQEKSSGPLKARHQRQRLPNKGPSKELSQEILKMEDSLSNQKHSAEKMENNGHYRRPFKNEDFIANQNCKPIKTEETQNRRAPKLEDSVASYHRQPLKTEDCSGNQNHSPVKPEPGSEADEQKPRWPLSNGSSDLGDWLRHRGREVNGMPHGYSPLSWNRSVPITPICPRPLPRRSPPKCVQMERHVIRPPPISPPPDRLPLNDGEAHVMRREAWMKVFSHLPHRDLCVCMRVCRAWNRWCCDKTLWKQISLNRCKSITPLMLSGIIRRQPVALDLSWTNISKKQLSWLINRLPGLRVLLLSGCSWVAVSALCTSSCPLLRTLDVQWVEGLKDAQMRDLLSPPTDNRPGQLDNRSKLRHVEELRLAGLDITDTTLCLIIRYMPLLSKLDLSYCNHVTDQSVNILTAAGTTTRDSLTDINLSVCNRVTDQSLTYFKRCGSICHIDLRYCKQVTKEGCDQFIAEMSVSVQFELIEDKLLQKIS; from the exons ATGGCCCAGTCCGTGGAGACGTGTGCTGAAACTGGACGGAGGCTG CGCTCCATCTGCCGGAGGATGTACGACGAGAACGAGGATCTGTCTGACGTTGAAGAAATTGTAAACATTAGAGGTTTCAGCGTGGAGGAAAAGCTTGCCAGTGACTGCTATAATTCAGAGTTTGTTCACTTAATGGAGGGCAGAG ACTTCACTTATGAATATGTGCAAAGAGAGGCCCTCAGGATACCacttatttttaaagagaaagatGAATTAGGGATCAG aatgcCTGACTCTGAATTTACAGTCAGTGAAATAAAAGGATTAGTTG GCAGTCGCAGGTCTGTGGATGTCATGGACGTGAGCACTCAAAAAGGCTCGGAAATGAGTATGGCTCAGTTTGTCCGTTATTACGAGACCCCGGAGGAAGAGCGCGACAAACTCTTTAATGTCATCAGCTTAGAGTTCAGCCACACTAAGCTGGAGCATCTCATCAAACGGCCCACAGTG GTGGATCAGGTTGACTGGGTGGACAACATGTGGCCTCCTGATCTAAAGCACAGCCAAACAGAAGCCACCAACATTATTTCAGAAATGAAGTACCCCAAAGTGCAAAG atactGTTTGATGAGTGTAAAGGGCTGCTACACAGACTTTCACATTGATTTTGGAGGAACTTCAGTTTGGTATCATGTATTCAAGGGACAAAaa GTATTCTGGCTTGTGCCTCCAACCCCACATAACCTTGCACTGTATGAGGACTGGGTCCTTTCAGGCAAGCAGAGTGACGTCTTCCTGGGAGACAGAGCTGATGGATGCCAGAGAGTGGAGTTGAAACAAGGATACACCTTCTTCATCCCATCTG gTTGGATCCATGCCGTTTACACTCCTGTAGACACTCTAGTTTTTGGAGGGAACATTCTGCACAGCTTTAACATCCCCATGCAGTTCACTATCCACGAGATAGAAAACAGGACAAAG GTTCATTCCAAGTTCCGCTTCCCATTTTACTACGAGATGTGCTGGTACGTCCTGGAGCGATACCTGCACTGCCTGACCAAAAAGTCCTACTTTACTCACGAGATCCATAAAGAGTCTGTCG ACTATGagacaaagataaaaacagagagTCCGTCGTCAGACTCCAGGGGCCAGGACATGAATGAGGACTCCTGTGGACCTCTAGTTACTGACGGCAACggagaaaaaactgaaagaccCTCTGGAGATGGCCGTTGCTCGCCTGACATAATCAGGGGTTCACTGCTCAAAGCTGCTTTATCTGTCGACTCGGAGGACAGCTGTAATCCTTGCTCCGCCTCTCTAGACTTCCCCAAAACCCCCTCGGATTCTCCAGGTTCTGAGGCTCAGAGCAAGTGGACTCACCTGACACAGCATGAGCTGATCGGGCTCAGGACACTGGTGGAGAAACTGGAATCACTCCCtgagaataaaaaatgtgttccGGTGGGAATAGAGAGCCCTCAGGCCCTCCTAGATGACATCAAG GTTGTCCTGAAGGAACATGCTGATGATGACCCAAAATTAGCAATCACCGGGGTTCCTGTTGTGTTATGGCCTAAGAAAGTGTTAAAG CCGCGGCCTCCCAACCGGCCGAAACCTAAGATGGCAGCGTCTCCTGCATCAGCAGTCAAGCTGTCGGCCAGCCGGGGAACGTCTGGTGCCAGGAGAAGAAGGACGCGTTGCCGAAAGTGCGAGGCGTGTCTGCGGACGGAGTGCGGAGAGTGCCACTTCTGTAAAGACATGAAGAAGTTTGGAGGGCCGGGGCGCATGAAGCAGTCTTGCATCATGAGGCAGTGCATTGCT CCGGTCCTGCCCCACACAGCAGTGTGTCTTGTCTGTGGAGAAGCTGGAAAGGAAGACACAGtggaggacgaagaggagaaATTCAACCTGATGCTCATGGAGTGCTCCATCTGTAATGAGATTGTTCATCCGAACTGTCTCAAG GTTAAAGATTCGAGTGGATTAGTCAATGATGAGCTGCCAAACTGTTGGGAGTGTCCAAAGTGTAACCATGCAGGAAAAACTGGGAAA GCCACAAAGCAAAAAAGGGGGCCAGGATTCAAGTACGCATCGAACCTTCCTGGCTCCCTTCTCAAAGAACCGCGCTTAAACCGAGACTCAAAGGACGAGCCCGAGTCGCTGCCCCCACCGCCGCTGCCGGTGGTGATGGCAACGACACCTGTTACCCCACTGATGACCTCGTCtgctgtgaaaagaaaagcGGAGCGGGAAGTAACCTTGAAGAAGAACGACGAGGAGCCTCCAAAGAAACGTCCGCCCCTGCTAGCTCTGGATAGCTTACCACGAACACGGCTTGAAGATAATCCATtaaggaagaaaaggaaactgTTTGATACGAATGATGAACCCATTATGTTGAAAAAGAAG aaaaagcttttaaaagcaGATGATCAATTTAGTCTGAAGCCTTTGCAACAAATCAAGACAGAGAACGATCACAGGGAGGAAGATGAGGGACACTGGGATCATGAAGAAGATATTTTATCCTTGGACCGAATGCATTTTAAGAGGAAGAGTCAGTATGACGATGAAGGCCAGGATGAGGactcagaggaagaggaggctgcAGCTAAAGAGAGAGATGACAAAACCAAGGCACTCGTGAGTCCCCTGCTAAGAACGTCCTCAGCCAGAGAAGGTGACCACTCATCCTCCAACTCTCCCAGAGCCGGACCGAGCAGTGAGACAGGAGATGGCCAGGAGAAGAGCTCTGGTCCGCTCAAAGCCCGCCATCAGCGCCAACGTCTTCCAAACAAAGGACCGAGCAAAGAGTTAAGCCAAGAGATCCTCAAGATGGAGGATTCTCTGAGCAACCAGAAGCACAGCGCGGAGAAGATGGAGAACAACGGTCATTATCGCAGGCCATTcaaaaatgaagattttataGCCAATCAGAACTGCAAACCTATAAAAACTGAAGAGACTCAGAATCGTAGAGCTCCTAAGCTGGAGGACAGTGTGGCCAGCTACCACAGACAGCCGCTGAAAACCGAGGACTGCTCGGGCAACCAGAATCACAGCCCAGTAAAACCAGAACCGGGGAGCGAAGCGGATGAGCAGAAACCGAGATGGCCGCTCAGCAACGGCAGCAGTGACCTGGGTGACTGGCTGCGACACAGGGGTCGGGAGGTCAATGGGATGCCGCACGGTTACTCTCCTCTTAGCTGGAACAGAAGCGTCCCGATTACACCGATATGTCCGCGTCCGCTCCCCCGCCGGTCGCCTCCGAAGTGCGTTCAAATGGAGCGCCACGTCATTCGACCCCCTCCCATCAGCCCCCCACCTGACAGACTGCCGCTGAACGACGGGGAAGCCCACGTGATGCGTCGGGAGGCGTGGATGAAAGTGTTCAGTCACCTCCCTCACAGGGATCTCTGCGTCTGCATGCGTGTCTGCAGAGCGTGGAACAGATG GTGCTGCGATAAAACCCTGTGGAAGCAAATCAGCCTGAACCGCTGCAAGTCGATAACGCCTCTGATGCTGAGCGGCATCATCCGGAGGCAGCCGGTAGCTCTGGACCTCAGCTGGACCAACATCTCCAAAAAACAGCTCAGCTGGCTCATCAACAGGCTTCCTG GTTTGCGCGTGTTGCTCCTGTCAGGTTGCTCTTGGGTCGCCGTCTCGGCCCTGTGCACCTCCAGCTGTCCTCTGCTGCGAACGCTGGACGTTCAGTGGGTCGAGGGCCTGAAAGACGCCCAGATGAGAGACTTACTGTCGCCCCCGACAGATAACAGGCCAG GTCAGCTGGATAACCGGAGTAAGCTGCGTCACGTGGAGGAGCTCCGGCTGGCTGGACTGGACATCACCGACACGACTCTGTGCCTCATCATCCGTTACATGCCTCTGTTATCGAAGCTGGACCTCAGCTACTGCAACCATGTCACCGATCAGTCTGTGAACATCCTGACCGCTGCAGGGACAACCACCAGAGATTCGCTCACTGACATCAACCTGTCAG TCTGTAACAGGGTCACCGACCAGTCGCTGACCTATTTCAAGCGCTGTGGAAGCATCTGTCACATCGACTTGCGCTACTGCAAACAGGTGACCAAGGAGGGATGTGACCAGTTCATCGCCGAGATGTCAGTCAGCGTTCAGTTTGAGCTAATAGAGGACAAACTGCTGCAGAAGATCAGCTAG
- the kdm2bb gene encoding lysine (K)-specific demethylase 2Bb isoform X2, protein MAQSVETCAETGRRLRSICRRMYDENEDLSDVEEIVNIRGFSVEEKLASDCYNSEFVHLMEGRDFTYEYVQREALRIPLIFKEKDELGIRMPDSEFTVSEIKGLVGSRRSVDVMDVSTQKGSEMSMAQFVRYYETPEEERDKLFNVISLEFSHTKLEHLIKRPTVVDQVDWVDNMWPPDLKHSQTEATNIISEMKYPKVQRYCLMSVKGCYTDFHIDFGGTSVWYHVFKGQKVFWLVPPTPHNLALYEDWVLSGKQSDVFLGDRADGCQRVELKQGYTFFIPSGWIHAVYTPVDTLVFGGNILHSFNIPMQFTIHEIENRTKVHSKFRFPFYYEMCWYVLERYLHCLTKKSYFTHEIHKESVDYETKIKTESPSSDSRGQDMNEDSCGPLVTDGNGEKTERPSGDGRCSPDIIRGSLLKAALSVDSEDSCNPCSASLDFPKTPSDSPGSEAQSKWTHLTQHELIGLRTLVEKLESLPENKKCVPVGIESPQALLDDIKVVLKEHADDDPKLAITGVPVVLWPKKVLKPRPPNRPKPKMAASPASAVKLSASRGTSGARRRRTRCRKCEACLRTECGECHFCKDMKKFGGPGRMKQSCIMRQCIAPVLPHTAVCLVCGEAGKEDTVEDEEEKFNLMLMECSICNEIVHPNCLKVKDSSGLVNDELPNCWECPKCNHAGKTGKQKRGPGFKYASNLPGSLLKEPRLNRDSKDEPESLPPPPLPVVMATTPVTPLMTSSAVKRKAEREVTLKKNDEEPPKKRPPLLALDSLPRTRLEDNPLRKKRKLFDTNDEPIMLKKKKKLLKADDQFSLKPLQQIKTENDHREEDEGHWDHEEDILSLDRMHFKRKSQYDDEGQDEDSEEEEAAAKERDDKTKALVSPLLRTSSAREGDHSSSNSPRAGPSSETGDGQEKSSGPLKARHQRQRLPNKGPSKELSQEILKMEDSLSNQKHSAEKMENNGHYRRPFKNEDFIANQNCKPIKTEETQNRRAPKLEDSVASYHRQPLKTEDCSGNQNHSPVKPEPGSEADEQKPRWPLSNGSSDLGDWLRHRGREVNGMPHGYSPLSWNRSVPITPICPRPLPRRSPPKCVQMERHVIRPPPISPPPDRLPLNDGEAHVMRREAWMKVFSHLPHRDLCVCMRVCRAWNRWCCDKTLWKQISLNRCKSITPLMLSGIIRRQPVALDLSWTNISKKQLSWLINRLPGLRVLLLSGCSWVAVSALCTSSCPLLRTLDVQWVEGLKDAQMRDLLSPPTDNRPGQLDNRSKLRHVEELRLAGLDITDTTLCLIIRYMPLLSKLDLSYCNHVTDQSVNILTAAGTTTRDSLTDINLSVCNRVTDQSLTYFKRCGSICHIDLRYCKQVTKEGCDQFIAEMSVSVQFELIEDKLLQKIS, encoded by the exons ATGGCCCAGTCCGTGGAGACGTGTGCTGAAACTGGACGGAGGCTG CGCTCCATCTGCCGGAGGATGTACGACGAGAACGAGGATCTGTCTGACGTTGAAGAAATTGTAAACATTAGAGGTTTCAGCGTGGAGGAAAAGCTTGCCAGTGACTGCTATAATTCAGAGTTTGTTCACTTAATGGAGGGCAGAG ACTTCACTTATGAATATGTGCAAAGAGAGGCCCTCAGGATACCacttatttttaaagagaaagatGAATTAGGGATCAG aatgcCTGACTCTGAATTTACAGTCAGTGAAATAAAAGGATTAGTTG GCAGTCGCAGGTCTGTGGATGTCATGGACGTGAGCACTCAAAAAGGCTCGGAAATGAGTATGGCTCAGTTTGTCCGTTATTACGAGACCCCGGAGGAAGAGCGCGACAAACTCTTTAATGTCATCAGCTTAGAGTTCAGCCACACTAAGCTGGAGCATCTCATCAAACGGCCCACAGTG GTGGATCAGGTTGACTGGGTGGACAACATGTGGCCTCCTGATCTAAAGCACAGCCAAACAGAAGCCACCAACATTATTTCAGAAATGAAGTACCCCAAAGTGCAAAG atactGTTTGATGAGTGTAAAGGGCTGCTACACAGACTTTCACATTGATTTTGGAGGAACTTCAGTTTGGTATCATGTATTCAAGGGACAAAaa GTATTCTGGCTTGTGCCTCCAACCCCACATAACCTTGCACTGTATGAGGACTGGGTCCTTTCAGGCAAGCAGAGTGACGTCTTCCTGGGAGACAGAGCTGATGGATGCCAGAGAGTGGAGTTGAAACAAGGATACACCTTCTTCATCCCATCTG gTTGGATCCATGCCGTTTACACTCCTGTAGACACTCTAGTTTTTGGAGGGAACATTCTGCACAGCTTTAACATCCCCATGCAGTTCACTATCCACGAGATAGAAAACAGGACAAAG GTTCATTCCAAGTTCCGCTTCCCATTTTACTACGAGATGTGCTGGTACGTCCTGGAGCGATACCTGCACTGCCTGACCAAAAAGTCCTACTTTACTCACGAGATCCATAAAGAGTCTGTCG ACTATGagacaaagataaaaacagagagTCCGTCGTCAGACTCCAGGGGCCAGGACATGAATGAGGACTCCTGTGGACCTCTAGTTACTGACGGCAACggagaaaaaactgaaagaccCTCTGGAGATGGCCGTTGCTCGCCTGACATAATCAGGGGTTCACTGCTCAAAGCTGCTTTATCTGTCGACTCGGAGGACAGCTGTAATCCTTGCTCCGCCTCTCTAGACTTCCCCAAAACCCCCTCGGATTCTCCAGGTTCTGAGGCTCAGAGCAAGTGGACTCACCTGACACAGCATGAGCTGATCGGGCTCAGGACACTGGTGGAGAAACTGGAATCACTCCCtgagaataaaaaatgtgttccGGTGGGAATAGAGAGCCCTCAGGCCCTCCTAGATGACATCAAG GTTGTCCTGAAGGAACATGCTGATGATGACCCAAAATTAGCAATCACCGGGGTTCCTGTTGTGTTATGGCCTAAGAAAGTGTTAAAG CCGCGGCCTCCCAACCGGCCGAAACCTAAGATGGCAGCGTCTCCTGCATCAGCAGTCAAGCTGTCGGCCAGCCGGGGAACGTCTGGTGCCAGGAGAAGAAGGACGCGTTGCCGAAAGTGCGAGGCGTGTCTGCGGACGGAGTGCGGAGAGTGCCACTTCTGTAAAGACATGAAGAAGTTTGGAGGGCCGGGGCGCATGAAGCAGTCTTGCATCATGAGGCAGTGCATTGCT CCGGTCCTGCCCCACACAGCAGTGTGTCTTGTCTGTGGAGAAGCTGGAAAGGAAGACACAGtggaggacgaagaggagaaATTCAACCTGATGCTCATGGAGTGCTCCATCTGTAATGAGATTGTTCATCCGAACTGTCTCAAG GTTAAAGATTCGAGTGGATTAGTCAATGATGAGCTGCCAAACTGTTGGGAGTGTCCAAAGTGTAACCATGCAGGAAAAACTGGGAAA CAAAAAAGGGGGCCAGGATTCAAGTACGCATCGAACCTTCCTGGCTCCCTTCTCAAAGAACCGCGCTTAAACCGAGACTCAAAGGACGAGCCCGAGTCGCTGCCCCCACCGCCGCTGCCGGTGGTGATGGCAACGACACCTGTTACCCCACTGATGACCTCGTCtgctgtgaaaagaaaagcGGAGCGGGAAGTAACCTTGAAGAAGAACGACGAGGAGCCTCCAAAGAAACGTCCGCCCCTGCTAGCTCTGGATAGCTTACCACGAACACGGCTTGAAGATAATCCATtaaggaagaaaaggaaactgTTTGATACGAATGATGAACCCATTATGTTGAAAAAGAAG aaaaagcttttaaaagcaGATGATCAATTTAGTCTGAAGCCTTTGCAACAAATCAAGACAGAGAACGATCACAGGGAGGAAGATGAGGGACACTGGGATCATGAAGAAGATATTTTATCCTTGGACCGAATGCATTTTAAGAGGAAGAGTCAGTATGACGATGAAGGCCAGGATGAGGactcagaggaagaggaggctgcAGCTAAAGAGAGAGATGACAAAACCAAGGCACTCGTGAGTCCCCTGCTAAGAACGTCCTCAGCCAGAGAAGGTGACCACTCATCCTCCAACTCTCCCAGAGCCGGACCGAGCAGTGAGACAGGAGATGGCCAGGAGAAGAGCTCTGGTCCGCTCAAAGCCCGCCATCAGCGCCAACGTCTTCCAAACAAAGGACCGAGCAAAGAGTTAAGCCAAGAGATCCTCAAGATGGAGGATTCTCTGAGCAACCAGAAGCACAGCGCGGAGAAGATGGAGAACAACGGTCATTATCGCAGGCCATTcaaaaatgaagattttataGCCAATCAGAACTGCAAACCTATAAAAACTGAAGAGACTCAGAATCGTAGAGCTCCTAAGCTGGAGGACAGTGTGGCCAGCTACCACAGACAGCCGCTGAAAACCGAGGACTGCTCGGGCAACCAGAATCACAGCCCAGTAAAACCAGAACCGGGGAGCGAAGCGGATGAGCAGAAACCGAGATGGCCGCTCAGCAACGGCAGCAGTGACCTGGGTGACTGGCTGCGACACAGGGGTCGGGAGGTCAATGGGATGCCGCACGGTTACTCTCCTCTTAGCTGGAACAGAAGCGTCCCGATTACACCGATATGTCCGCGTCCGCTCCCCCGCCGGTCGCCTCCGAAGTGCGTTCAAATGGAGCGCCACGTCATTCGACCCCCTCCCATCAGCCCCCCACCTGACAGACTGCCGCTGAACGACGGGGAAGCCCACGTGATGCGTCGGGAGGCGTGGATGAAAGTGTTCAGTCACCTCCCTCACAGGGATCTCTGCGTCTGCATGCGTGTCTGCAGAGCGTGGAACAGATG GTGCTGCGATAAAACCCTGTGGAAGCAAATCAGCCTGAACCGCTGCAAGTCGATAACGCCTCTGATGCTGAGCGGCATCATCCGGAGGCAGCCGGTAGCTCTGGACCTCAGCTGGACCAACATCTCCAAAAAACAGCTCAGCTGGCTCATCAACAGGCTTCCTG GTTTGCGCGTGTTGCTCCTGTCAGGTTGCTCTTGGGTCGCCGTCTCGGCCCTGTGCACCTCCAGCTGTCCTCTGCTGCGAACGCTGGACGTTCAGTGGGTCGAGGGCCTGAAAGACGCCCAGATGAGAGACTTACTGTCGCCCCCGACAGATAACAGGCCAG GTCAGCTGGATAACCGGAGTAAGCTGCGTCACGTGGAGGAGCTCCGGCTGGCTGGACTGGACATCACCGACACGACTCTGTGCCTCATCATCCGTTACATGCCTCTGTTATCGAAGCTGGACCTCAGCTACTGCAACCATGTCACCGATCAGTCTGTGAACATCCTGACCGCTGCAGGGACAACCACCAGAGATTCGCTCACTGACATCAACCTGTCAG TCTGTAACAGGGTCACCGACCAGTCGCTGACCTATTTCAAGCGCTGTGGAAGCATCTGTCACATCGACTTGCGCTACTGCAAACAGGTGACCAAGGAGGGATGTGACCAGTTCATCGCCGAGATGTCAGTCAGCGTTCAGTTTGAGCTAATAGAGGACAAACTGCTGCAGAAGATCAGCTAG
- the orai1b gene encoding calcium release-activated calcium channel protein 1, producing MSLNEHSLQALSWRKLYLSRAKLKASSRTSALLSGFAMVAMVEVQLDNKYPYPPALLIAFSACTTVLVAVHLFALMVSTCILPNIEAVSNVHNLNSVKESPHERMHRHIELAWAFSTVIGTLLFLAEVVLLCWVKFLPIKPDQSNNSTVSSGVAAAITSTSIMVPFGLIFIVFAVHFYRSLVSHKTDRQFQELEELSNLTRLQNELDNRGESSILQSPSSQFP from the exons ATGAGTCTGAACGAGCATTCACTGCAAGCCCTGTCCTGGAGGAAGCTGTACCTCAGTCGAGCCAAACTGAAAGCTTCAAGTCGGACATCAGCTTTGCTCTCCGGATTTGCCATG GTCGCGATGGTGGAAGTGCAGCTCGACAACAAATATCCATACCCACCTGCTCTCCTCATCGCCTTCAGTGCCTGCACCACCGTGCTTGTTGCTGTTCACCTGTTTGCTCTGATGGTCAGCACCTGCATTCTGCCTAACATAGAGGCGGTCAGCAACGTCCACAACCTCAACTCTGTGAAGGAGTCTCCACATGAGCGGATGCACAGACACATTGAGCTGGCGTGGGCTTTTTCAACTGTGATTGGGACTTTGCTCTTCCTCGCCGAGGTGGTTCTGCTCTGCTGGGTCAAATTTCTGCCCATTAAGCCCGACCAATCCAACAACAGCACCGTCTCCTCTGGTGTGGCTGCTGCTATTACCTCAACCTCTATCATGGTCCCGTTTGGTTTAATCTTCATAGTCTTTGCTGTGCATTTTTATCGCTCGCTGGTCAGCCACAAGACTGACAGACAGTTtcaggagctggaggagctgtCTAACCTCACCAGGCTTCAAAACGAGCTCGACAACAGAGGGGAATCTTCAATCTTACAATCGCCAAGCTCCCAGTTCCCATAG